The proteins below are encoded in one region of Syntrophotalea carbinolica DSM 2380:
- a CDS encoding regulatory protein RecX, which yields MAPRTDAWSSALRLLSRREYSEAMLRERLQRKGFDSDQIEHALERCRSYNYVNDERFARIRARQLLASGRAVGPALMADLRHQRIGDSIARKAINDLEEEFSQAEILKDLCQRRFPDFDFQTADDRSRRRVFNYLRRRGFASAVLFQYFSEER from the coding sequence ATGGCACCTCGAACTGATGCCTGGAGCAGCGCCCTGCGCCTGCTTTCGCGCAGGGAATACTCCGAAGCCATGCTGCGCGAGCGATTGCAGCGTAAAGGCTTCGACAGTGACCAGATCGAACATGCGCTGGAACGCTGCCGCAGTTACAACTACGTAAACGACGAACGCTTTGCCCGGATACGGGCCCGTCAGTTGCTGGCCTCCGGCCGTGCCGTCGGCCCCGCCCTGATGGCCGACCTGAGACATCAGCGTATCGGCGACAGCATCGCCCGCAAGGCTATCAACGATTTGGAGGAGGAATTCAGCCAGGCCGAGATTTTAAAAGACCTGTGCCAGCGCCGTTTTCCAGATTTCGATTTTCAAACAGCCGATGACCGTTCGCGACGCAGGGTATTCAATTACCTGAGGCGGCGCGGCTTTGCCTCGGCAGTTCTGTTTCAATATTTCAGCGAAGAGAGGTAG
- the alaS gene encoding alanine--tRNA ligase produces MTGNEIRSRFLKFFQDHGHTVVPSSALIPHNDPTLLFINAGMNQFKDVFLGREKRDYVRATSAQKCVRAGGKHNDLENVGQTARHHTFFEMLGNFSFGDYFKKEAIDHAWKFLTEEMGLPKDKLWVTVFREDDEAYDIWRDQQGIPEERLIRMGEKDNFWSMGDTGPCGPCSEILIDQGESMSCGDECGIGKCDCDRYLELWNLVFMQFNRDADGTMTPLPKPSIDTGMGLERITAVMQGVQSNYDCDLLRGIIAHVEELSGKRYGDNAEHDMSMRVIADHSRATAFLIADGVLPSNEGRGYVLRRIMRRAARHAKMLGFADPVLYRTATFVLQSMAEAYPEPAQRADYVAKIVKIEEERFIQTLDNGLRILTEEVERLKAANATVLPGDVAFKLYDTFGFPLDLTADILRGENVTIDEDGFEACMEEQRQKAREHWKGSGEEAISGIYRQLAEEGARTDFTGYGELTGQSEILAILLDGQPVSSAPAGAKVEIVTAATPFYGESGGQTGDCGTLAAGDAEVTITDTKKPLPELFVHVGEIAAGTLQTGETATLTVDRERRQATALNHTATHLLQAALVEVLGEHVKQAGSLVTPERLRFDFIHFSAMSAEELERVETLVNCRIRENAGVDTREMDHEQAVAEGATALFGEKYGDKVRVVRVGDISMELCGGTHANASGDIGLFKILQETGIAAGVRRIEAVTGAKALQVVRDQERTLDDLASLIKTDRPQLEARLRKLLERQKELEREIESLQGKLNADQAGDLLQQATEIDGISVVCGRVDNLDGKALRELADQVRDRLSSGVLILGSAHEGKAGLLVAVTKDLTKRLQAGALVKQLAAMVGGGGGGRPDLAQAGGSKPEQLDEALASVPQRISEALNAA; encoded by the coding sequence ATGACCGGCAACGAAATACGATCCCGTTTTTTGAAGTTTTTCCAGGACCATGGACACACGGTAGTCCCCTCTTCGGCGTTGATCCCGCACAACGACCCGACGCTGCTGTTCATCAATGCGGGCATGAACCAGTTCAAGGATGTGTTTCTCGGTCGGGAAAAACGCGACTATGTGCGCGCCACCTCGGCCCAGAAATGCGTGCGCGCCGGCGGCAAACATAACGACCTGGAAAACGTCGGTCAGACCGCCCGTCATCACACCTTTTTTGAAATGCTCGGCAACTTCTCTTTCGGCGACTACTTCAAGAAAGAGGCCATCGACCATGCCTGGAAGTTTCTCACTGAAGAGATGGGCCTGCCCAAGGACAAATTGTGGGTCACCGTCTTTCGCGAGGACGACGAAGCATACGATATCTGGCGCGACCAGCAAGGTATCCCCGAAGAGCGCCTGATCCGCATGGGCGAAAAGGACAACTTCTGGTCCATGGGCGACACCGGCCCCTGCGGACCCTGTTCGGAAATCCTCATCGACCAGGGCGAATCCATGTCCTGCGGCGACGAGTGCGGTATCGGCAAATGCGACTGCGACCGCTACCTGGAACTGTGGAACCTGGTGTTCATGCAGTTCAATCGCGACGCCGACGGCACCATGACCCCCCTGCCCAAGCCGTCCATCGACACCGGCATGGGGCTGGAGCGCATCACCGCCGTCATGCAGGGCGTGCAAAGCAATTACGACTGCGACCTGCTGCGCGGCATCATCGCCCATGTGGAAGAACTCTCGGGCAAGCGCTACGGCGACAATGCCGAGCACGACATGTCCATGCGGGTCATCGCAGACCACAGCCGCGCCACAGCGTTTCTCATTGCCGACGGCGTGCTGCCCAGCAACGAAGGCCGCGGCTACGTATTGCGGCGCATCATGCGCCGGGCCGCCCGTCACGCCAAAATGCTCGGGTTCGCCGATCCGGTACTGTACCGCACGGCAACCTTCGTACTGCAATCGATGGCCGAAGCGTACCCCGAACCGGCCCAGCGTGCTGACTACGTCGCCAAGATCGTCAAGATCGAGGAAGAGCGTTTTATCCAGACCCTGGACAACGGCCTGCGCATCCTTACCGAGGAGGTCGAGCGCCTCAAAGCGGCCAACGCCACCGTGCTGCCGGGCGATGTAGCGTTTAAACTCTACGACACTTTCGGCTTTCCCCTTGACCTTACCGCGGATATTTTACGCGGCGAAAACGTCACCATCGACGAAGACGGTTTCGAAGCCTGCATGGAGGAACAGCGCCAGAAAGCCCGCGAGCACTGGAAAGGCTCCGGCGAAGAAGCCATTTCCGGCATCTACCGGCAGCTTGCCGAGGAAGGCGCCCGCACCGACTTTACCGGCTACGGCGAACTGACCGGCCAGAGCGAGATTCTCGCCATCCTCCTCGACGGCCAACCGGTGTCCAGCGCACCGGCCGGAGCCAAAGTCGAAATCGTCACCGCCGCCACGCCCTTTTACGGGGAATCGGGTGGCCAGACCGGAGACTGCGGCACCCTTGCCGCCGGCGATGCCGAAGTCACCATCACAGACACCAAAAAACCGTTGCCGGAATTATTCGTACACGTGGGCGAAATTGCCGCCGGCACGCTGCAGACCGGCGAAACCGCAACCCTGACGGTTGACCGGGAGCGTCGCCAGGCCACGGCCCTCAACCACACGGCCACCCATCTGCTGCAGGCGGCCCTTGTCGAAGTACTCGGCGAGCATGTCAAACAGGCCGGATCGCTGGTAACCCCGGAGCGTCTGCGCTTCGACTTTATCCATTTCTCCGCCATGAGCGCCGAGGAATTGGAACGGGTCGAAACCCTGGTCAATTGCCGTATCCGGGAGAACGCCGGAGTCGACACCCGCGAAATGGATCACGAACAGGCCGTTGCCGAGGGCGCCACCGCCCTGTTCGGCGAAAAATACGGCGACAAGGTCCGCGTCGTCCGGGTCGGCGACATCAGCATGGAACTGTGCGGCGGCACCCACGCCAACGCATCCGGGGATATCGGCCTGTTCAAAATCCTGCAGGAGACCGGCATCGCCGCCGGCGTACGACGTATCGAAGCGGTGACGGGGGCCAAAGCCCTCCAGGTGGTACGCGACCAGGAACGTACCCTCGACGATCTGGCAAGCCTGATCAAAACCGATCGTCCCCAACTGGAAGCACGCCTGCGCAAGCTGCTGGAACGCCAGAAGGAACTGGAACGCGAAATCGAATCCCTGCAGGGCAAGCTCAACGCCGACCAGGCCGGCGATCTGCTGCAGCAGGCTACCGAGATCGACGGCATCAGCGTGGTTTGCGGCCGTGTCGACAACCTCGACGGCAAGGCTTTGCGGGAACTTGCCGATCAGGTCCGTGACCGACTGTCATCAGGCGTCCTGATTCTGGGCAGTGCCCACGAAGGCAAGGCCGGGCTTCTGGTAGCAGTCACCAAGGATCTGACCAAGCGGCTGCAGGCCGGCGCACTGGTCAAACAACTGGCCGCCATGGTCGGTGGTGGCGGCGGCGGGCGACCCGACCTGGCTCAGGCCGGCGGCAGCAAGCCCGAACAACTTGACGAGGCCCTGGCCAGCGTACCGCAACGCATCTCCGAAGCCCTTAACGCGGCCTGA
- a CDS encoding cupin domain-containing protein has translation MKGTVIRTAEQEEYPHPQHDRFFLRDVVTTEINPALSLHRGRIEAGGEIRPHAHEGQTETFYILGGEALCTMNGEQHTFGAGCCVVAPPGVQHSLKNIGDEPVDLLAIFTPPLK, from the coding sequence ATGAAAGGCACCGTTATACGTACCGCGGAACAGGAAGAATATCCGCATCCCCAGCATGACCGATTTTTCCTGCGCGATGTGGTCACCACCGAAATCAATCCGGCCTTGTCCCTGCACCGCGGTCGCATCGAAGCCGGCGGCGAGATTCGCCCCCATGCCCACGAAGGGCAGACCGAAACTTTCTACATCCTCGGTGGCGAAGCCCTCTGCACCATGAACGGCGAGCAGCACACCTTCGGCGCCGGCTGTTGCGTGGTGGCGCCTCCCGGCGTGCAGCACAGCCTCAAAAACATCGGCGACGAACCTGTAGATCTGCTGGCGATCTTCACACCACCGCTCAAATAG
- the hslV gene encoding ATP-dependent protease subunit HslV encodes MDIRGTTIICVRHQGQVTMAGDGQVTLGNTVMKHGARKIRRMYEGRILAGFAGSTADAFTLFEKFEAKVQEFHGNLPKAAVALAKDWRTDQILRKLEALLIVADTNTTLVLSGAGDVIEPDDGIAAIGSGGSYALAAARALTRHAGLPSEQIATEALRIAGEICIYTNDHISSESLP; translated from the coding sequence ATGGATATTCGCGGAACCACCATCATTTGCGTACGCCACCAGGGACAGGTCACCATGGCCGGTGACGGCCAGGTCACGCTGGGCAACACGGTCATGAAACATGGCGCCCGCAAAATCCGTCGCATGTACGAGGGTCGCATCCTGGCGGGTTTTGCCGGATCCACCGCCGACGCCTTTACCCTGTTCGAAAAGTTCGAAGCCAAGGTTCAGGAATTTCACGGCAATCTGCCCAAGGCCGCCGTGGCCCTGGCCAAGGATTGGCGGACCGACCAGATTCTGCGCAAACTCGAGGCGCTGCTTATCGTGGCCGATACCAACACCACCCTGGTGCTGTCCGGCGCCGGCGATGTGATCGAACCGGATGACGGTATCGCCGCCATCGGCTCGGGCGGATCCTACGCACTGGCCGCGGCCCGGGCCCTGACCCGGCACGCCGGGTTGCCGTCGGAGCAGATTGCGACCGAAGCGTTACGCATTGCCGGAGAGATCTGCATCTACACCAACGACCATATCTCGTCGGAGAGTCTGCCGTGA
- the hslU gene encoding ATP-dependent protease ATPase subunit HslU, with the protein MTNFTPREIVSELDRYIIGQKQAKRAVAVALRNRWRRQQVADELRDEIAPKNIIMIGPTGVGKTEIARRLARLAQAPFIKVEASKFTEVGYVGRDVESMVRDLLDLAIIMIREEEARKVRVKAEDLAEERLLDLLLPGAQSRDPDLSGEEAGEGGTRDKLRKLLRKGALDERKVELEVQAAQMPMMEVFTPQGTEEMGINFKEMFGNLFPKKTKRRQIKVSEAREILIEQEAERLVDMEKVNTLARERVEQSGIIFIDEIDKIAGQNGRQGPDVSREGVQRDILPIVEGSTVSTKYGPVKTDHILFVAAGAFHVAKPSDLIPELQGRFPIRVELTSLGEEEFFRILTEPKNALIRQYEALMETEGIRLHFTEEAIREIARIATQVNSQTENIGARRLHTIMEKLLEELSFEAPEHREQSVEIDVDYVRKQLSDIARDEDLSRYIL; encoded by the coding sequence GTGACCAACTTTACCCCCCGCGAAATCGTCTCCGAACTGGATCGCTACATCATCGGCCAGAAACAAGCCAAACGGGCCGTAGCCGTGGCGCTGCGCAACCGCTGGCGCCGCCAGCAGGTAGCCGACGAATTGCGTGACGAAATCGCTCCGAAAAACATCATCATGATCGGCCCCACCGGGGTCGGCAAAACGGAGATCGCCCGTCGTCTGGCGCGCCTGGCCCAAGCGCCCTTCATCAAGGTCGAAGCCAGCAAATTCACCGAGGTCGGTTATGTCGGCCGCGACGTGGAGAGCATGGTGCGCGACCTGCTCGACCTGGCGATTATCATGATCCGCGAAGAGGAAGCGCGTAAAGTCCGGGTCAAAGCCGAAGATCTGGCCGAGGAACGTCTGCTCGACCTATTGCTGCCCGGTGCCCAGTCCCGGGATCCGGACCTTTCCGGCGAAGAGGCCGGCGAGGGCGGCACCCGCGACAAACTGCGCAAACTGCTGCGCAAAGGCGCCCTCGACGAGCGCAAGGTGGAGCTGGAAGTGCAGGCGGCGCAGATGCCCATGATGGAAGTCTTCACGCCCCAGGGCACCGAAGAGATGGGTATCAACTTCAAGGAAATGTTCGGCAACCTGTTCCCCAAAAAGACCAAGCGCCGCCAGATCAAGGTCAGCGAAGCGCGCGAAATACTCATCGAGCAGGAAGCTGAACGCCTGGTCGACATGGAGAAGGTCAACACTCTGGCCCGCGAGCGTGTCGAACAGAGCGGCATCATCTTCATCGACGAAATCGACAAAATCGCCGGACAGAACGGCCGCCAGGGTCCCGACGTATCCCGCGAGGGCGTGCAACGCGATATCCTGCCCATCGTCGAAGGAAGTACCGTCAGCACCAAGTACGGTCCGGTCAAGACCGACCACATCCTGTTCGTTGCCGCCGGCGCCTTTCATGTGGCCAAACCGTCGGACCTGATCCCCGAACTGCAGGGCCGCTTCCCCATCCGCGTGGAACTGACCAGCCTCGGCGAAGAGGAGTTTTTCCGTATCCTGACCGAGCCGAAAAACGCCCTGATCCGCCAGTACGAGGCCCTGATGGAAACCGAAGGCATTCGCCTGCACTTTACCGAGGAAGCGATCCGCGAAATTGCCCGCATCGCCACCCAGGTCAACAGCCAGACGGAAAACATCGGCGCGCGACGGCTGCATACCATCATGGAAAAACTGCTCGAGGAACTTTCCTTCGAAGCCCCCGAGCATCGCGAACAGAGCGTCGAAATCGATGTCGATTATGTGCGGAAACAACTGTCCGACATCGCCCGCGACGAGGATTTGTCACGGTATATTTTGTAA
- the argB gene encoding acetylglutamate kinase produces the protein MEELIRKANVLMEALPYIQRFNNKTIVIKYGGHAMVDGRLKHEFARDVVLLKYIGLNPVIVHGGGPQIGQVLKSMGKESRFVQGMRVTDQETMDVAEMVLGGKVNKEIVANINRHDGKAVGLSGKDGRLILARKLEMTAINPDTLTPEIVDVGLVGDVESINTEVITALENNGFIPVIAPIGAGLAGETYNINADIVAGRIAGALRAEKLILLTDVEGVKDKQGKLISTIDTQRVPDLINNGTITGGMIPKLNCCIDALDEGVHTAHIIDGRVEHACLLEIFTDRGVGTAVGRFTS, from the coding sequence ATGGAAGAATTGATCAGAAAAGCCAACGTGCTGATGGAGGCCCTGCCCTACATCCAGCGCTTCAACAACAAAACCATCGTCATCAAATACGGCGGCCACGCCATGGTCGACGGACGCCTCAAGCACGAGTTCGCGCGCGACGTGGTACTGTTGAAATATATCGGTCTCAATCCCGTCATCGTGCATGGCGGTGGCCCTCAAATCGGCCAGGTTCTCAAATCCATGGGCAAGGAATCGCGCTTCGTCCAGGGGATGCGCGTCACCGATCAGGAAACCATGGACGTTGCGGAAATGGTGCTCGGCGGCAAGGTCAACAAAGAGATCGTCGCCAACATCAACCGCCATGACGGCAAAGCCGTCGGCTTGAGCGGCAAGGACGGTCGTCTGATCCTGGCACGCAAGCTGGAAATGACCGCCATCAATCCCGACACCCTGACTCCCGAGATCGTCGATGTGGGGCTGGTCGGTGATGTCGAAAGCATCAACACCGAGGTCATTACCGCCCTTGAGAATAACGGCTTCATCCCGGTCATCGCTCCCATCGGAGCGGGCCTGGCCGGCGAAACCTACAACATCAACGCCGATATTGTCGCCGGCCGCATCGCCGGAGCCCTGCGCGCTGAAAAGCTGATATTGCTGACCGATGTGGAAGGCGTTAAGGACAAACAGGGCAAATTGATTTCTACGATCGATACCCAACGGGTCCCGGATCTCATCAACAACGGCACCATCACCGGCGGCATGATCCCCAAACTCAACTGCTGCATCGATGCCCTTGACGAAGGGGTACACACGGCGCATATCATCGACGGCCGCGTAGAACACGCCTGTCTTCTGGAAATTTTCACCGATCGCGGTGTCGGCACCGCGGTAGGGAGGTTCACATCATGA
- a CDS encoding acetylornithine transaminase, whose amino-acid sequence MTSQEWIDRGNAHVAKTYGRFPLVATRGEGSRLWDADGKCYLDFLAGIAVNNLGHCHPKIVAALQQQAAQLIHCSNYFHIPSQIELAELLCENSFGDRVFFCNSGAEANEAAMKLVRKYSAEHFGSDRFEVITALSSFHGRTIGTISATGQDKVKAGFNPLLPGFHYVPFGDAEALRKAITPRICAVMLEPVQGEGGVRVAPPGYLAAVREICDENNLLLVFDEVQVGCGRTGSLFAYQQDGVAPDIMTLAKALAGGPPIGAMVATEKVAESFGPGSHGSTFGGNPLMATTALAAMRTMLEDGVLDNCVAMGDYLRSRLEEFKDRYPFIKEVRGRGLILGMELTIPGADIVTQALERGLLINCTANTVLRFLPPLVVTPEEIDEAMAILDGILQNI is encoded by the coding sequence ATGACATCTCAAGAATGGATCGATCGGGGCAATGCCCATGTCGCCAAAACCTACGGCCGTTTTCCGCTGGTCGCAACGCGGGGAGAGGGCTCTCGCCTGTGGGACGCGGACGGCAAATGCTACCTCGACTTCCTCGCCGGGATCGCGGTCAACAACCTCGGGCACTGCCATCCCAAAATCGTGGCGGCTCTGCAGCAGCAGGCCGCGCAACTGATCCACTGCTCCAACTATTTCCATATCCCCAGCCAGATCGAACTGGCGGAACTGCTTTGCGAAAATTCCTTCGGCGATCGGGTGTTTTTCTGTAACAGTGGCGCCGAAGCCAACGAAGCCGCCATGAAGCTGGTGCGTAAATACAGCGCCGAGCATTTCGGCTCGGACCGTTTCGAGGTCATTACCGCCCTGTCCTCCTTTCACGGACGCACCATCGGCACCATCAGCGCCACCGGCCAGGACAAGGTGAAAGCCGGCTTCAACCCCCTGCTGCCCGGTTTTCACTACGTGCCCTTCGGCGATGCCGAAGCCTTGCGCAAAGCCATCACGCCTCGCATCTGCGCCGTCATGCTGGAACCGGTCCAGGGTGAAGGCGGGGTACGCGTGGCACCGCCGGGCTACCTGGCCGCGGTACGCGAAATCTGCGACGAGAACAATCTGTTGCTGGTTTTCGATGAGGTGCAGGTCGGTTGCGGCCGTACCGGATCGCTGTTCGCCTACCAGCAGGACGGCGTGGCGCCGGACATCATGACCCTGGCCAAAGCCCTGGCCGGCGGACCGCCCATCGGCGCCATGGTCGCTACGGAAAAAGTCGCCGAATCTTTCGGACCCGGCTCCCACGGTTCGACCTTCGGCGGCAATCCGCTGATGGCCACCACGGCCCTGGCGGCCATGCGCACCATGCTCGAAGACGGCGTGCTGGATAACTGCGTCGCCATGGGCGACTATCTGCGCAGTCGCCTCGAAGAGTTCAAGGACCGCTATCCCTTTATCAAGGAAGTGCGCGGTCGCGGTCTGATCCTCGGCATGGAATTGACCATTCCCGGTGCCGATATCGTTACCCAGGCCCTCGAGCGCGGTCTGTTGATCAACTGCACCGCCAACACGGTGCTGCGCTTTTTGCCGCCGTTGGTGGTCACTCCCGAAGAGATCGACGAAGCCATGGCTATCCTCGACGGCATTCTGCAAAACATCTGA
- the argF gene encoding ornithine carbamoyltransferase produces the protein MKKDFLCLTDWSLEELENLFTLAADLKAKQKAGEQHHLLKGKTLGMLFEKSSTRTRVSFEVGMYQLGGHALFLSSGSTQMGRGEPIKDTGRVMSRYVDGIMIRTFSQEGVEELAQWSTIPIINGLTDMYHPCQVMADLLTVIEHKKNYRDLTYCWIGDGNNMANSWINAAAMFGFELRVATPKGYEPHALVVERAKKLGARVTYLNDPLEAARGAHVLNTDVWASMGQEEEQAKRAAAFAGFQINAETIAAADPACILLHCLPAHRDEEITDEAIESSHAVVFDEAENRLHIQKAIMATLMA, from the coding sequence GTGAAAAAAGATTTTCTCTGTCTCACCGACTGGAGCCTTGAAGAACTCGAAAACCTCTTCACCCTCGCGGCGGATCTGAAAGCCAAACAAAAAGCCGGTGAACAGCATCATCTGCTCAAGGGCAAGACCCTGGGGATGTTGTTCGAAAAAAGTTCCACCCGGACAAGGGTTTCTTTCGAAGTCGGCATGTACCAACTTGGCGGTCACGCCCTGTTTCTGTCCTCCGGCAGCACCCAGATGGGACGCGGCGAGCCGATTAAAGACACCGGCCGCGTCATGTCCCGCTACGTCGACGGCATCATGATCCGCACCTTCTCCCAGGAAGGGGTCGAGGAACTGGCTCAATGGTCCACCATCCCGATCATTAACGGTCTGACCGACATGTATCACCCCTGTCAGGTCATGGCGGACCTTCTGACCGTCATCGAGCACAAAAAGAATTACCGGGACCTGACCTACTGCTGGATCGGCGACGGCAACAACATGGCCAACAGCTGGATCAACGCCGCGGCCATGTTCGGTTTTGAGCTGCGCGTCGCCACCCCCAAAGGCTATGAGCCGCATGCCCTGGTCGTAGAGCGGGCCAAAAAACTCGGCGCGCGGGTGACGTATCTCAACGACCCCCTGGAAGCTGCTCGCGGCGCCCATGTGCTGAACACCGACGTATGGGCCAGCATGGGACAGGAAGAGGAGCAGGCCAAACGTGCCGCGGCCTTCGCCGGTTTCCAGATCAATGCCGAAACCATCGCCGCCGCCGACCCCGCGTGCATCCTTCTGCACTGCCTGCCGGCCCACCGGGATGAAGAAATCACCGATGAAGCCATCGAAAGCTCACACGCCGTCGTGTTTGACGAAGCCGAAAACCGTCTGCACATCCAGAAAGCCATCATGGCAACCTTGATGGCCTGA
- a CDS encoding RDD family protein, whose translation MTITCPHCGFSAEVSPDQIPAGATEATCPRCKAAFEIQQPKGADSAPAEQTHDLENTVTCPACGHQQPAGSYCLACGIDYAKWQRRQAQIEPEPEEAQVSCPFCGNTQQPATYCQRCGGVLSTTAAAAVGAYAGFWIRTAAAIVDSIAVWLLQMVLTLILGAMAGLLSPNAGDDSVAAAIMLMLFGCAISIAYYVVFTGACGQTPGKMLLRVKVIRSDGSSLTYGRAALREIVGKFVSGIILGIGYLMVAFDARKQGLHDKIADTLVIRV comes from the coding sequence ATGACCATCACCTGCCCACACTGCGGATTCAGCGCCGAGGTATCGCCGGATCAAATTCCTGCCGGTGCCACCGAAGCCACCTGTCCGCGTTGCAAAGCGGCCTTTGAAATACAGCAGCCAAAAGGTGCCGACTCAGCGCCTGCCGAGCAGACGCACGACCTTGAAAACACCGTCACATGTCCGGCTTGCGGCCATCAACAACCCGCAGGGTCCTACTGCCTCGCGTGCGGCATCGATTACGCCAAGTGGCAGAGACGCCAGGCACAGATCGAACCCGAACCTGAGGAAGCCCAGGTTAGTTGTCCGTTCTGCGGCAACACTCAGCAGCCGGCCACCTATTGCCAACGCTGCGGCGGTGTGTTATCAACCACAGCGGCCGCTGCTGTCGGCGCCTATGCGGGATTCTGGATTCGTACCGCCGCGGCCATCGTCGATTCCATCGCCGTGTGGTTGCTGCAAATGGTGCTGACTCTGATTTTGGGAGCCATGGCCGGTTTGCTGTCTCCCAACGCAGGTGACGATTCAGTTGCCGCGGCGATCATGCTCATGCTTTTCGGTTGCGCCATCAGCATCGCTTACTACGTGGTGTTTACCGGTGCCTGCGGGCAGACGCCGGGCAAGATGCTGTTGCGTGTGAAGGTGATTCGCAGCGACGGAAGCTCTCTGACTTACGGCCGCGCTGCGCTGCGGGAAATTGTCGGCAAATTCGTTTCCGGCATTATTCTCGGCATCGGCTATCTAATGGTGGCCTTTGATGCGCGCAAACAGGGCCTGCACGATAAAATTGCCGACACCCTGGTGATTCGCGTGTAA
- a CDS encoding argininosuccinate synthase has translation MSQKGSVKKAVLAYSGGLDTSIIVRWLIEEYGCEVIAFAADVGQGKELDGIPEKARQTGASKCYVEDLREEFVRDFVFPMFRANAIYEGRYFLGTSIARPLISKKQMEIALAEEAEAVCHGATGKGNDQIRFELAYYHFNPEIKIIAPWREWDLNSRESLIAYANKHGIPVPVTKKRPWSSDRNLLHISFEGGVLEDPWAEPPEDMYLLSVSPEQAPDKPEYVEIEFRNGDPVSINGESLSPAQLLAHLNELGGKHGIGRADIMENRFVGMKSRGVYETPGGTILEEAHRGVEQITMDREVLNLRDSLIPRYATMVYNGFWFAPEREAMQAMIDETQKTVNGVARVKLYKGHCRVVGRKSETNSLFDPEVATFEADEVYNQADAEGFIRLNALRLRIRSAMQKKHG, from the coding sequence ATGTCTCAAAAAGGTTCTGTCAAAAAGGCGGTTCTGGCCTATTCAGGCGGCCTCGATACCTCCATTATCGTACGTTGGCTCATCGAAGAATACGGCTGCGAAGTCATCGCTTTCGCCGCCGATGTCGGCCAGGGCAAGGAGCTTGACGGCATCCCCGAAAAAGCCCGCCAGACCGGCGCCAGCAAATGCTATGTGGAAGATTTGCGCGAAGAGTTCGTACGCGACTTCGTATTCCCCATGTTCCGCGCCAACGCTATCTATGAAGGTCGTTACTTCCTCGGCACCTCCATCGCCCGGCCGCTGATTTCCAAAAAACAGATGGAAATCGCCCTGGCCGAGGAAGCCGAAGCCGTATGTCACGGCGCCACCGGCAAAGGCAACGACCAGATCCGCTTCGAGCTGGCCTACTACCATTTCAACCCCGAGATCAAAATCATCGCCCCCTGGCGCGAGTGGGATCTCAACAGCCGCGAGTCGCTGATCGCCTACGCCAACAAGCACGGCATTCCCGTCCCGGTCACCAAGAAGCGCCCCTGGAGCAGCGACCGCAACCTGCTGCACATCTCTTTTGAAGGCGGCGTTCTGGAAGATCCCTGGGCCGAGCCGCCGGAAGATATGTACCTGCTGTCGGTCTCGCCCGAACAGGCCCCCGACAAACCCGAATATGTCGAGATCGAATTCCGCAACGGCGACCCGGTATCCATCAACGGCGAAAGCCTGTCCCCCGCGCAGCTGCTCGCCCACCTCAACGAACTGGGCGGCAAGCACGGTATCGGTCGCGCCGACATCATGGAAAACCGCTTCGTCGGCATGAAAAGTCGCGGCGTCTATGAAACTCCGGGTGGCACCATCCTCGAAGAAGCCCATCGCGGCGTCGAGCAGATCACCATGGACCGCGAGGTTCTCAACCTGCGCGACTCCCTGATCCCCCGCTATGCCACCATGGTCTACAACGGTTTCTGGTTCGCCCCCGAACGCGAAGCGATGCAGGCCATGATCGACGAAACCCAGAAAACCGTCAACGGCGTGGCCCGTGTCAAGCTGTACAAAGGGCACTGCCGGGTGGTCGGACGCAAGTCGGAGACCAACAGCCTGTTCGATCCCGAAGTGGCGACCTTCGAAGCCGACGAGGTCTACAATCAGGCCGACGCCGAAGGCTTCATCCGCCTCAACGCACTGCGTCTGCGGATCCGCAGCGCCATGCAGAAAAAACATGGGTAA